The following DNA comes from Micromonospora chokoriensis.
CCGACGCCCCGGACGGCGTCGACGAAGGCGCGGTCCACCGCGACCCGGGCCGCCTCCGGGTCGGCGGGCACGTGTCGTTCGCCGTCGGCGTCGCGGATCGACAGGCCGTCCTCGGTGAGGGCGAGAGCCAGCCCGTCGGCGAGGATCTCCAGCCCGGCGCGGTGCTTCCAGCCGAGCACACAGGCCGCGCTGAGGGTGCCGACCGCCCCGTCGGCGAAGCGCAGCACGGCGGTCGTCACCGAGTCGATGTCGGCGCCGTCGACCGGCGGCGGGGTGCCGTTGCCGTACGCGGTGACCTCGGTCACCTCGCCGGCCAGCACCCGGACCAGGTCCAGCACGTGGGCGGCCTGCTCGACCACCGGGCCACCGGAACGGTCCCGCCGCGACCACCAGGCCACCGGGGGCACCTTGTCCAGCCAGGTGCCGGAGACCATCCGGACGGGACGGTCGGCGAGCAGGTCGCGGGCGTGGTCGAGCACGTCCAGGTACCGCCAGTGGTGGCCGACGGCGGTGCGCAACCCCCGGCGTGCGACCAGGTCGGCGATCCGTTCGGCGGTGCCCAGGTCGACCGCCACGGGTTTCTCCACGAACATCGGCACCCCGGCCTCGACCAGCGCCTCCTCGGCGGGGCCGTGCGCGAACGGCGGCACGCAGACGTACACCGCGTCGGGGTTGGTGGCCAGCAGCTCGGCGATGTCGGCGCAGACCCGCGCGCCGTGCCGTGTGGCCAGCGCGGACGCCGCCTCCCGCGCGACGTCGGTGACCCCGACCAGTTCGACGTCGTCGAAGCCGGACAGCACGCGCGCGTGACGTTGTGCCACTCCGCCGGCTCCGACCAGACCCACCCGGCACTGACGCATTAGTCACCCCTTCGAAGGACTTTCAGGTGCGGTGGGAGCAGTCCCCCGGGGTGTGCGCAATCAAACGTTCATGCCCCGGGAACGCACTGGCGTCACCTCTGTGATCAAGCTGTTGCCAAGAAAGCGGTTAACGCGTGGCAGGCAATGGGAACAACCAAATTCGGTTTTCCACGCACGAATGGAGGGGTGCCCGTGCGGGATGCGACATCGAGCGTTTCACCGGTGGTGGAGGCGTGGGCCACGTATCGGACGACGACGACGGCAGACTGGCCGACGCGTCGGCTGATGCGGGCCAAGGGCGAGACCCGGGTCAGCGTGGTGCTGCCGGCGCGCAACGAGGAGGCCACCGTCGGCGCGATCGTGTCGACCATCCGAGAGCACCTGATGGACCGGGTCGCCCTGGTCGACGAGCTGATCGTGGTGGACTCACGCTCGACCGACCGCACGGCGCAGGTGGCTCGGGCCGCCGGCGCGGAGGTCGTCGGTCAGGACGCGATGACCCGGGGGCTGCCCCGGCTCACCGGCAAGGGCGACGCCCTGTGGGCCGGACTGGCCGCCGCCGAGGGGGACGTGGTGGCGTTCATCGACGCCGACCTGCGGGAGTTCCGGCCGCACTTCGTGACCGGGCTGCTCGGCCCGCTGCTGACCGACTCCTCGGTGGACTTCGTGAAGGGGTTCTACCACCGGCCGTTGGTCGGCGCCGCCAGCGTCGAGCAGGACGGCGGGGGTCGGGTGACCGAGCTGATGGCCCGACCGCTGCTCAACCTGTTCTGGCCCGAGTTGGCCGGTTTCGTGCAGCCCCTCGCGGGTGAGTACGCGGGCCGCCGGGACGTGCTGGCCCGGGTGCCGTTCGTGTCCGGGTACGGCGTGGAGACGGCCATGATGATCGACCTGCTCGACCTGGTCGGCCTGGACGCCATGGCGCAGGTCGACCTCGGCGAGCGCAAGCACCGGCACCAGGACACGGCGGCGCTGGGCCGGATGTCCGCGCAGATCATGCTGACGGCCTGGTCCCGGTTGCAGCGGCGCGGCTGGGCGACCCCCGGGTTGACGCCGGAGGCGTTGCTGACCCAGTTCCGTCGCGGCGGCTCGGACACCCTGCCCAACCTGGACCGCGAGATCGTGGTCACCGACGTGTCCATCGAGGAACGCCCGCCGCTGGCCGAGCTGCGCCACCGGCTGCCCCGCCGACGGGTGGCCGCCGCGTGAGCGCGAGAGAGGGACGAGCCGGATGAGCCTTACCGTGCTGATGAACGCCGGGCCGTGGCTGTCCGTGCCACCGCCCGGCTACGGCGGCATCGAGAACGTGGTCGCCACCCTCGTGCCGGAGCTGCGCCGACTCGGCGTACGGGTGGTGCTCGCCTCGGTGGGCAGCAGCACCCTCCCGGTCGACGAGCGGGTGTCGGTGTTCGCCGACGGGCAGTTCGCGTCGTTGCAGCGGCCGTACAACCAGGTGTGTGGTGTCGCCCAGGCGCACCTGGCCGGCGTGGTCCGCGAGCTGCACTCCCGCGACGACATCGACCTGGTGCACGACCACGTGGAGGCGGTCGGTCTGGCCACGCTCGCCGCGATGGGACCGGCCGGCCCGCCGACCCTGCACACCCTGCACTGGGACCTGGCCAAGCACCCGGCGCTCTACGGCAGCCTGGACGGCGGCGACCGGGTCCGGGTCAACGGGGTCTCCGCGTCGCAGCTGGCCCGGGCACCGCTGGCGCTGCGGGAACACTCGGTGGGGCACGTGCACCTGTCCACCCCGCTCGCCGTCGACGCCGACCGTCGACCCCGACCGGAGAAGGGCGAGCACCTGCTCATCCTGGGCCGGATCAACCCGGGCAAGGGTCAGGACGTGGGTGCCCGACTGGCCCACCGGGTCGGGTTTCCGCTGGTGCTGGCCGGTCCCGTGGGGCCGTACCATCGACCGGCCGATCTGGCCGCGGCCGGCGACGAGGCCCGGCAGAACCCGGACGTGCGGTTCTTCCTCGACGAGGTGGCCCCGCACGTCGACGGTGACCTGGTCCGCTGGGTGGGCACGGTGGCCGGCCAGGAGCGCGACGACCTGCTCGCCAGCGCTCGCGCGTCGCTGTTCCCGCTGCGGTGGGAGGAGCCCGGCGGCACGGCGGTGGTCGAGTCACTCGCCCTGGGCACGCCGGTGGTGGCGACCTCCCGGGGCTGCCTGCCGGAGCTCATCGAGCACGGCCGTACCGGCCTGCTCACCGCCGAGGAGGAGGAGTTGGGCGATCTCGTGCTCGCCGGCGACCTGCTCGACCCGGACGAGTGCCGGCGGGTGGCCGCGCAGCGGTTCACCCCGGCGGTGATGGCCCACCGCTACGTGGAGCTGTACGAGCGGGTCCGCGACCTGTCCCGCGCGCCGAGGCTGCTGCCGGCCTGACCGTCGCGGCCTCTGTCGGCCTGACCGTCGGCGGCTCTGTCGGCCTGACCGTCGGCGGCGTTTGCCGGTGGCGGCAACGGGTAGCCGGCAGCGCTCGTACCCGCCGTCGCAGCGAGGAGCCGGGAATGGTCGGACCGATGGCCCACTCCCGGGCCCGACCCAACCCGGCCGACGGCAAGGCGCCGGTCCGGCGGGCCGCGTCGACGGTGGGGGTGCTGTTCCTGCTGATCGGCGTGCTCGGCTTCGTACCCGGGATCACCAGCGGGATGCACGACCTGCGCTTCGCCGGCCACGGCTCGGGCGCGTACCTGTTCGGGGTCTTCCAGGTGTCGGTGCTGCACAACCTGGTGCACCTGGCGTTCGGGGTGGCGGGGCTGGTGCTGGCGCGGACGGTCGCCGGGGCCCGGACGTTCCTGATCGGCGGCGGTGCCGTCTATCTGGTGCTCTGGCTCTACGGTCTGTCGGTGGACCACGACACCGGGGCGAACGTGCTGCCGGTGAACGGCGCCGACGGTTGGCTGCACCTGGGCCTCGGCGTCGGCATGATCGCGTTGGGCGTCCTGACCGGGCGACCCCGACCGTGACCTGCGTCATCGCGGCCGGTCAGCCGTCCCGCTGCGCCGTCGGCCCGGTTTGACGGCGGGCGGCCACGGGTAGTGGGGAGCTCCCGAACCCGCAACGAATCGAGGGCGCCGATGTCGAGCCGGATCACCTGCGAGGTGCGCACCACGGCACCGGTGGCGGTCGTCCGGCTCGCTGGTGCGCTGCATCTGGGCACCATGCGCTCGGTGCACCGGGCGCTCAGCGACGCGCTCGTCGACCAGCCGGAGGCGTTGGTGGTCGACCTGGCCGACGTGAGCGTGGAGGACCGCCTCGCGCTGTCCGTCTTCGCCGCGACCGCGCGTCGCGCCGAGGAGTGGCCGGCCGTGCCGGTGGTGCTCTGCGCCCCGTCGCCGGTCGCCGCGCGCTGGCTGGCCGAGTCGACCACCTGCCGC
Coding sequences within:
- a CDS encoding Gfo/Idh/MocA family protein; the encoded protein is MRQCRVGLVGAGGVAQRHARVLSGFDDVELVGVTDVAREAASALATRHGARVCADIAELLATNPDAVYVCVPPFAHGPAEEALVEAGVPMFVEKPVAVDLGTAERIADLVARRGLRTAVGHHWRYLDVLDHARDLLADRPVRMVSGTWLDKVPPVAWWSRRDRSGGPVVEQAAHVLDLVRVLAGEVTEVTAYGNGTPPPVDGADIDSVTTAVLRFADGAVGTLSAACVLGWKHRAGLEILADGLALALTEDGLSIRDADGERHVPADPEAARVAVDRAFVDAVRGVGDDVRVPYAEALATQRLALAVADSARTGTTVRLATPTAPAALHTGVTVDA
- a CDS encoding glucosyl-3-phosphoglycerate synthase; translated protein: MGTTKFGFPRTNGGVPVRDATSSVSPVVEAWATYRTTTTADWPTRRLMRAKGETRVSVVLPARNEEATVGAIVSTIREHLMDRVALVDELIVVDSRSTDRTAQVARAAGAEVVGQDAMTRGLPRLTGKGDALWAGLAAAEGDVVAFIDADLREFRPHFVTGLLGPLLTDSSVDFVKGFYHRPLVGAASVEQDGGGRVTELMARPLLNLFWPELAGFVQPLAGEYAGRRDVLARVPFVSGYGVETAMMIDLLDLVGLDAMAQVDLGERKHRHQDTAALGRMSAQIMLTAWSRLQRRGWATPGLTPEALLTQFRRGGSDTLPNLDREIVVTDVSIEERPPLAELRHRLPRRRVAAA
- a CDS encoding glycosyltransferase yields the protein MSLTVLMNAGPWLSVPPPGYGGIENVVATLVPELRRLGVRVVLASVGSSTLPVDERVSVFADGQFASLQRPYNQVCGVAQAHLAGVVRELHSRDDIDLVHDHVEAVGLATLAAMGPAGPPTLHTLHWDLAKHPALYGSLDGGDRVRVNGVSASQLARAPLALREHSVGHVHLSTPLAVDADRRPRPEKGEHLLILGRINPGKGQDVGARLAHRVGFPLVLAGPVGPYHRPADLAAAGDEARQNPDVRFFLDEVAPHVDGDLVRWVGTVAGQERDDLLASARASLFPLRWEEPGGTAVVESLALGTPVVATSRGCLPELIEHGRTGLLTAEEEELGDLVLAGDLLDPDECRRVAAQRFTPAVMAHRYVELYERVRDLSRAPRLLPA
- a CDS encoding DUF4383 domain-containing protein; the encoded protein is MVGPMAHSRARPNPADGKAPVRRAASTVGVLFLLIGVLGFVPGITSGMHDLRFAGHGSGAYLFGVFQVSVLHNLVHLAFGVAGLVLARTVAGARTFLIGGGAVYLVLWLYGLSVDHDTGANVLPVNGADGWLHLGLGVGMIALGVLTGRPRP